The following proteins are encoded in a genomic region of Plasmodium chabaudi chabaudi strain AS genome assembly, chromosome: 1:
- a CDS encoding phenylalanine--tRNA ligase, putative, producing MTKLPKIILTNEGKTLYNIINHPIRTVKSRIENFFKFENFDNLNNEISVKDNFDNLFVPLKHPVRNFKDTFYLNENYIKNYSYIQKYYYDIYEKLNPFYKYYLANKLLHHDQIKLKRTHMTTHLPELLRTNHKQVIYTGTVYRRDQIDKLHFPIFHQTDGFLIHHDNFDVEYELKSKLEKLIFHLFGSKSIQIQWDHQTSFPFTDPSFELYIKQNVDHHNNTVSNSQPVSPHSDRCTTQENNDDSKNWVEVLGCGKIKKEVIAISLYENEINQIIEKEISLFEPNLLKDVLKFSNEKNIDTSLPSLLSISNKLCNNNLNKKIEIKINDFLKTIKYNGWAFGIGLERLAMLLYGINDIRLFWSHDNRFINQFKENEISKFIPFSNFPSIHKDISFYANENFDESLFFQICRDIDSENIEQVIKIDHYFNQKTQQTSLCYRIIYRSHFQNLTHKNINETQNKIIQALIKECFITIR from the coding sequence ATGACAAAATTGcctaaaattattttaaccAATGAAGGGAAAACCTtatacaatattataaatcaTCCAATAAGGACAGTAAAATCAAgaattgaaaatttttttaagtttgaaaattttgataatctaaataatgaaatatcagtaaaagataattttgataatcTGTTTGTTCCCTTAAAACATCCTGTTCGAAATTTTAAAGATacgttttatttaaatgaaaattatataaaaaattattcttatatacaaaaatattattatgatatatatgaaaaattaaaccctttttataaatattatctagctaataaattattacacCATGatcaaattaaattaaaaagaacACACATGACTACACATTTACCTGAACTGTTAAGAACAAATCACAAAcaagttatatatacagGAACAGTATATAGAAGAGATCAAATTGATAAATTACATTTTCCTATCTTTCATCAAACAGATGgttttttaatacatcATGATAATTTTGATGTAGAATATGAATTGAAATCGAAATTGGAAAagttaatttttcatcTCTTTGGTTCTAAGTCTATTCAAATCCAATGGGATCATCAAACCTCTTTTCCTTTTACAGATCCATCCTTCGAATTGtacataaaacaaaatgtagatcatcataataatactGTTTCAAATTCACAACCTGTGTCACCACACTCTGATAGGTGCACTACacaagaaaataatgacgACTCAAAAAATTGGGTCGAGGTTTTAGGTTGtggaaaaattaaaaaagaagtaATTGcaatttcattatatgaaaatgaaataaatcaaattatagaaaaagaaatcTCTTTATTTGAaccaaatttattaaaagatgttttaaaattttcaaatgaaaaaaatatagatactTCTTTACCATCTCTTCTTAgtatatcaaataaattgtGTAATAACAatcttaataaaaaaatcgaaataaaaattaatgactttttaaaaacaataaaatataatggaTGGGCATTTGGAATAGGTCTAGAAAGATTAGCTATGCTATTATATGGTATTAATGATATACGATTATTTTGGAGTCACGATAATCGATTTATAAATCAgtttaaagaaaatgaaatttcaaaatttatacCATTTAGTAATTTCCCATCAATTCATAAagatatatcattttacgcaaatgaaaattttgatgaatcattattttttcaaatatgtCGAGATATAGATAGTGAAAATATTGAACAGGTCATAAAAATTGATCATTACTTTAATCAAAAAACACAACAAACAAGTTTATGTTatagaataatatatagatcacattttcaaaatttaacacacaaaaacataaatgaaacacaaaataaaattatccAAGCATTAATCAAGGAATGCTTTATTACCATCAGatag